A genomic window from Scatophagus argus isolate fScaArg1 chromosome 17, fScaArg1.pri, whole genome shotgun sequence includes:
- the ndufs6 gene encoding NADH dehydrogenase [ubiquinone] iron-sulfur protein 6, mitochondrial, producing the protein MAAAVGRLLSFSKNIKVFVSPLRLSAVPIHRYSAEVSRTGEPITHTGQVFDEEDPRRARFVGKQKEVNKNFAIELVAEVPVTDVEARVVSCDGGGGALGHPKVYINLDKDTKVGTCGYCGLQFKQKHLH; encoded by the exons ATGGCGGCCGCGGTGGGCAGACTTCTGTCCTTCAGTAAAAATATTAAGGTGTTCGTTTCGCCTTTGAGGCTGTCTGCTGTACCTATTCATCGCTACAGCGCAGAGGTTTCCAGGACCGGAGAGCCCATTACTCACACTGGCCAG GTCTTTGATGAAGAAGATCCCAGGAGAGCCAGATTCGTTGGCAAACAGAAAGAG GTGAATAAGAACTTTGCCATTGAATTGGTGGCAGAGGTGCCAGTGACTGATGTGGAGGCCAGAGTGGTGTCctgtgatggaggtggaggagccCTGGGTCATCCCAAAGTCTACATCAACCTG GATAAAGACACAAAAGTTGGCACATGTGGCTACTGTGGATTACAGTTCAAGCAGAAGCATcttcactga
- the mrpl36 gene encoding 39S ribosomal protein L36, mitochondrial, with product MFMDLFPRFCLSGSNLAAMAPLLLKHLASSLTRGVVQMSRFNLTFSSPAASAYRCLCTLTTAPHTLLLSSPRSESIQPPFSGVSAQRGPSLLGQCQHLPCVQPSAGMKTKSALKKRCKDCFFVRRRGRLFVFCKTNPRHKQRQG from the exons ATGTTTATGGATTTGTTTCCCCGATTTTGCCTGTCAGGTTCAAA CCTTGCTGCCATGGCGCCCCTCCTCTTGAAGCACCTGGCTTCCTCCCTGACTCGAGGAGTGGTCCAGATGAGCCGTTTTAATCTGACCTTCTCTTCACCAGCAGCTAGTGCTTACAGATGTCTCTGCACCCTCACCACAGCTCCCCACACACTGCTTTTGTCATCACCCAGAAGCGAGTCCATCCAGCCCCCCTTTTCTGGCGTCTCTGCTCAGCGTGGACCATCTCTGTTGGGACAATGTCAGCATCTTCCCTGCGTCCAGCCCTCTGCAGGGATGAAAACCAAGTCTGCCCTGAAGAAGCGCTGCAAAGACTGCTTCTTCGTTAGACGGAGGGGACGCTTGTTTGTGTTCTGCAAGACAAATCCGAGACACAAGCAGAGACAGGGCTAA